ttggtgtgaattgattaattagccatcaaaacactagtgacgACTGTCACTCGGCtagttcattaggatttggcgcgtgtgagaacatctcatcagtaacgaaaacacatgttatgtAGGATTAAGGGAAACTACactaattgtactgtatataaaacttataaatcgacccttgctatctgtcgcgatgcaagttaaaaatagcctgccacatgatcaagtcatgtgatcccgtccggaagtttactttctgcagacagcataaatTCGATACTATGTTGtatgtttttagggcatttaaaattaacaaaagaatatgcaattggcaaaatagaaactttttgtcatcgatttttgtttttcatctaacttaccatctgaagctccacacgctacacgattacgtccgagacaagttgacaaatggtaacctacGTTCCGCCTTCCAcgtattatcggtacacttatatgttatgatgattcactgttattacaactgactgttgatttattgatagaCATACGTGAATATTTTTTGCTTTCACgtaattttcacgttttggaTGTTTGATGTCTTGCTATCCGGACAATATTCAAgggaaaccaaaacgtccgggtaaatggggtttgactgtatatcAATCTACAGTGCACCACAGAATGTTACATACGCAGATATATCAATGCACAACGGATGGTTACATGTATACATGGACATATCAACACACAATGCACCACAGAATGTTACATACATGGACATATCAACACACAATGCACCACAGAATGTTACATACATGGACATATCAACACACAATGCACCACAGAATGTTACATACATGGACATATCAACACACAATGCACCACAGCTAGTTACTCTTTCAACTGATTGGTACAGAAATAACAAACTGCACACATTGTTAGGTATGACATATTAATTATGACATTCCTTCTGACAATTCTTGATGTTAAATTATTTTCAACTTCTCTACCCATCAAATCAAGTTTGCCAACATCGAAATCCTATCAACCAACAATCAAGACTTCACAAAAAGAAAACTTTGGGAAGCCATCAAAGCCCGCCAccacaaacctttgatcaaCAGAGACCAAGGATACTACATATCATCAGCCTATGAAGAATTAATCAAACAATAGACTCTGTAAAACACGTTAGCAGCTTGTTATTAAAACTCAATGCCCTTGTTTATTGGCTTCATCACCAGTCTCATTTGTCTCACACTGTGCTCTCCCTATTATGTATCAGTTGTCATTCAGTCTTTGTTTTTGCTAATGTTAATCCACTGTTCTTAAAACATATCACGCATATATAGTTCTCATCATCTGGTTGTATTCATTCTTAGCTTGATAACAATGTAAGAACCTACATCACAACGTTACTCTAAGCAATAAATAAGAATTTGTCAACCATAaagttttatgtttcatttttaagtGTTTTACATGGTGAAATCTAACTCTGATTTAGGAGAGGGTGGTTTCGTCATGACATTCATTTCCttttatatatattaatagggtagggtctatagaACTATATGTCTTTCTCACTCGGTTTCTCAGCAAGCCACAAATGGTTTGTTATATACTTGAGTACTACAACATTTATGTACGGCTTCACATATCAATTTCCTGGCATGTTAGCACTGTAATATTTTGCTGTCAACAATTCAATGCAATTCTTTTTAGCCCTGAGTAtactgaaaaacatgaaaatgtcacactcgattttgatgaaaatgatttgGAATGCACTTCAGACATGATTTTGACCTTGTTAAGAAACATGTTTAAGGTCATCAATTTAAATCACAATGAAACTTGACTTAAATTACTGTGTTTATATAAACACTACTGTTTGCTGGAAACTAGGATCTGTTATATGCTTCTGTGAACATGTATCATTTTTCATAACAATAAATCATTTGGTTTaagcatatttttatttcaaaatgtgctgAAATCTGGATAGGTGAACAAGCCAAGAAGCTAATTTTAACGCCGCTCCAGTACATTAAAGTGTTCCAAATAGGTGGACATATAGTTGAAGTAGTTCAATGACAAAGATCAATAGTAGGACCAAATAGCATACAACTGTTGCTAGGTGTTGGTTATGCCTAGTAACCATGTAAGTTGCTGCAGCTGTTACATCCAGCTTCTCTTACAttcaatatatatgcatagatCATAATCACTGAAAACAGTTACTTTTTGAAATGAAGTGGCGTAATGAGTTCAGAATATCACTATTTATTACGTTATTCAATGCAACATTGCCGTATAAGGTTGTTTTAACATCATAAATCATTTCTTTGAAAGGCTTCTAAGAAGTTGTATAGacgaaggaaaaccaagttctatggatagctAACGTCTGCACTGGGTGCGACATTtcagtgtaggtactaacactgtTATGTGATGAAAAGTCACACCCAAtacaacaaagaagttgactatccacagaacttggttCTATGTACTTATCATAAGAATTGTGACAATACGTCCATGCCatgatacgatacgtatcacaatACTGGTAGTTCGAtacatacgatacgatacgtatcaagatattttgtccttgtatacagaaaaataaaagtactggaaataatgtgctgttatgttatcattttagGGAAGGTATTCTTCTGCCAAGAAAAATAAGACAcgtcatcatgaaagacattttattaaaaatgtttggcATGTTTTTTCGGTAAAGCAGTGTTTTCCCAAAAATtggaacagcagggatcaacattggcacaTCAGGCTTTTTTGCACATataacaaaatacatttctgaAAATTTTCTCAGTCCATGTCTCCGTCTCATCTCATGTCCATGGCAACATTTTCCACGAAAATCTAAATAGAAGCATGATAAAACTGCTACACTCACaactttttcaaatattttgaaaaaaacattggaaaattgacaatttcaaaatgtgacaGTTGCTAAATGAGAACTTAACCCCATTAAACATAATGAACAACCACTTGTCAAGATAAGTCAAGTCTTAAATTACTGAACTTgcatttcacaaacatttgtGGAATATATCAGAACAGCTGTTCCTTTTATGTAATGCAAAGTAGGGTTCCAAAGAATTAGAAGATATATTTCCTATTTGGAATATAATCATGATATTCTTGTAGGAAATCGCTAAAACCACAATATCTTTAAAGCAAAAATACCAAAAAACACTGGTAAATTGacaatttcaaaatgcaatGCTTGCTCATCATTCACCTTAAGATTTAACTTAAGAACACGCTATCAAAGTTCAGTAGCAActtgatattttcaaacatggaaAACTTGaacatgaaaaaataaaccCTTTCACATTGATCTGCAAAAAACTTGGAACAGGTCAAGTCAAGTTTAGAAATGGTGTTTGACATTCTTCTTCACAAATATCATTTTGTCTACATGTTTCCAACTGATGTTGGCTCGCCGTGCTGTAACAATATCACCTGCAGCAGAGAACACCCTCTCAGAAGGGACAGACGTTGCAGGAATGCACAGAATGGATTTGGCAAACTGGGACAGCATTTGAGTACATATGTTCATGAAATTTCCACCAATCCAACGGATTACAATCAACATTCAAGGGCAACATATTTCTCAATCTCCTCCTGTGCACTGAGTAGAGAGGACTTGGTCTGCTCTTGGTGTGGAGGAGGGTCCATCTTTACTACGTACACATCCCAGTACAGATTGGACAGGCTACCTGAAGAATCAGTTTGTTTGGGAACTTTAACGGGTTCCTGCTTCACAGGAGGAAGACCAACACCTCCAGCAGCACCAGTGTTGGATAGATTTGGTAAGTCAGGTAGGTCAGGTAGTGGTGTATCACTGATAGCCGAGGGGTCTTGAGGCACCTCCTTCACCAGTGTTGGAACCTGGAACACATATCATGtattgttaaaacatttgttCTGTTTCCCGATTCACTGTAAGTACAAGTAAACTGACACTGAAGCTTAAATGAATTAAATCAAATTCAGAGATAAAGAACTTTTGGAGACAGCAGATTCATATATACTAATATATTGTTCGTATTACAGTTTACATACAGTTCaacagttcaatatttctttaacTTGCTACGTATACtatgtttcattttgaaaaagaaattaaaacaagTTACACAGCAAGAATACATACCTTGTGTCTGTCGCTGTACTCTGCCACAGTAGTAGCTAGATCAGCAAACACACTGCTTTTCTCTTCATCATTAAGAAATGGTACTGTTTTGAATCTGGGATCAGTGGCTGATGAGTAATGTAGCATATGTTTCACTTTGGTTGAATTGTAGCGCTTCCCCAAATCGGTGAGAACGACTTCTTTCACGTCTTTCATAAGACCGTAATCTCCTTCCAGGGGAATCATCTGGCTACGAATCAAATGTAGCATGGGAGCTACAATTGATATGGTTGGTGTCTTTTCCTCACAAAAGACTTCTGTTGCTCCCTTCAGTGGACGAAGAATTTCTAAGAGTTGTTCTAGGCTTCGTACATCACCCTCAGAGAGTGTGTTGACATCACTCTCATTTCTCTGGACATCCTTGGAGACCAGAGTCGCATATATTGCCGGCTGTAACTGCAGGTAGCTCACTAACATGTCATATGTGCTATTCCAGTGGGTGACGACATCCATCTTTAGCTTGGTCTTTGGAAGATCAAGACGAGCTTGGTTTGTCTTCAGGTGAGCAAAGGCCACTGTGCTTCTGTGGAAAAACGCAACTACTTTGCGAACACGACTCAGTAGAGAAGACACCTTGGAAAGCTTCATTCCTCTTTGGTTGCAAGGTTCAATGTGTGAGCAAAGCAATATATGTGTGGTGACATGTCTGCAACCTCTGCTGCCTCACCCATATTGGATGCATTGTCAGTCACAAGAGCTGGTTTTTTGTCTTCAATTCCCCACTCCAACACAGCATCTTCAGAACTTTACCAATATTAACTCCTGTGTGACTTTCTTGTATGAGACGAGTTTTCAGCACATATGACACTATCTTCCATGGATATGTGTTGACTGGTAGTAGTGATGTATCCCTGGGTTGAACGACttgtccatccatctgtcgtcAAAGCAATGTTTAAACACGTGGCGAGATCTGACAACACTGCTAGTTTTGTGGTTTCATACAATTCTGGTATGAGTTTCTGTGACAGTTTTTCTATTTGGCAACTTGTACCTAGGTTCGACAGCAGCAACGAACTTCATAAAGCCATCATTTTCTACAAGAGAAAATGGCTGTAAGTCAGCAACCATAAAGTACCATCTTAGCTCACTCGCAGGGAACTTGCGAGTGTTCATGAACATATCTGGTAAAGTTGCACACATCGTTACAGTAGTTGGTATTTGCTTGCTTGTAGCAAGTTTCACTTTCTTATGCCTTTGATCGCCGTCTATTGCGATGTTTGGATGGTGCCTCTTTAAATGCGTAAGCATATTTGTTGTGTTACTGCTATACCCAGAAATTGTTCCAAACAGCGTACAGCACACCTTACCTTTGTCTTTAGACATAAGGAAGTGTTTCCAAGCTTGGCTTTTAAAAACTGCTGGCGGTTTTATGAAATCTGAAGGTGGCAGTTCGTTCACCGCATCCACCCCATCCGCCATTTTTTTACTTGTAAATAACGCGCGAGTATTTACCTGAAACATGGTCGCCCCTCGCTGTCGACTTGTTTATCGTAAAGATATTATTGACTGATTTTTTTCAGGTATGGTATAGAGTTATTTTTAGGTATATAGGTATCGTGCTGAATCGATACATGACAATCATATCATGCAGCTCTTGAATCGCGATAACTTGCTTATCGattaatcgtcacaactct
The nucleotide sequence above comes from Haliotis asinina isolate JCU_RB_2024 chromosome 5, JCU_Hal_asi_v2, whole genome shotgun sequence. Encoded proteins:
- the LOC137285343 gene encoding E3 SUMO-protein ligase ZBED1-like, encoding MKLSKVSSLLSRVRKVVAFFHRSTVAFAHLKTNQARLDLPKTKLKMDVVTHWNSTYDMLVSYLQLQPAIYATLVSKDVQRNESDVNTLSEGDVRSLEQLLEILRPLKGATEVFCEEKTPTISIVAPMLHLIRSQMIPLEGDYGLMKDVKEVVLTDLGKRYNSTKVKHMLHYSSATDPRFKTVPFLNDEEKSSVFADLATTVAEYSDRHKVPTLVKEVPQDPSAISDTPLPDLPDLPNLSNTGAAGGVGLPPVKQEPVKVPKQTDSSGSLSNLYWDVYVVKMDPPPHQEQTKSSLLSAQEEIEKYVALEC